Genomic segment of Serinicoccus hydrothermalis:
CCCGCCCAGGGTGAGGACCGCACGGTGCAGGCGAGCGTCGAGACCATCGAGCCGGAGATCCCCACCTCGGTGTCCGAGGACTGGAGCTTCAGCGAGATGGCCTCCTTCTCCTCGACCTTCCCCACCGGCGCGAGCAACGAGGCGCGCACCGCCAACCTGCGGGCCGGGGTCGCCAACGTCAACGGGACCGTCGTCATGCCGGGCCGGCAGTTCAGCCTGGGTGCCGCGCTCGGGGACATCACCGCCGCCAACGGGTATGTCGAGGCGCCGGTCATCGTCGACGGGCGGCTGGTCATGGGCCGGGGCGGAGGCCTGTCCCAGATCTCCACCGTGGTGTTCAACGCGAGCTGGTTCGCCGGGGTGCAGCTGGACGCGCACACCCCGCACTCCTTCTACATCTCGCGCTACCCGGCCGGGCGCGAGGCGACCCTGGCCATCCCCTCCATCGACAACCTGTGGACCAACGACACCGACACCCCCGTCGTGGTGCAGACGTGGATCAGCGGGGACGAGATCGTCATGCGGCTGCTGGGCGACCGGCAGTACACCGTGGAGACCGTCGACGGCGAGCGGCGCGACTTCACGACGGGGGAGCGCCGCGAGGACGACCGGGCGGACTGCGTCCCGCAGTCGGCGGCGCAGGGCTTCACCATCCGCAACACCCGGATCCTGCGCAGCGACGGCGAGGAGGTCGGCCGGGACGACTTCACCACGACCTACGACGCGGCGGACGAGATCGTGTGCACCAACCCGGAGGCCGGTTCCTGACCGCTCGGGCGGCGCTGCGCCGGGCCGCCCACCCCACGACGTCACGACACCCGGCGACGCCGTAGTCTGTGCCCCATGACGTATGTGATCGCCCAGCCCTGCGTGGACCTGAAGGACAAGGCCTGCATCGAGGAGTGCCCGGTCGACTGCATCTACGAGGGTGAGCGATCGCTCTACATCCACCCCGACGAGTGCGTCGACTGCGGAGCCTGCGAGCCGGTGTGCCCGGTGGAGGCGATCTACTACGAGGATGACGTCCCCGAGGAGTGGGCCGACTACTACAAGGCCAACGTCGAGTTCTTCGACGACCTGGGCAGTCCTGGTGGAGCGGCCAAGATGGGCGTCATCGCCAAGGACCACCCGCTCGTGGCGGAGCTGCCCCCGCAGAGCCACGACGAGTGACCTGACCCGACCCGCACCGCGCACGGCCCACCCCCACCAGGAGGACTGATGACCGACACCACCAGCAGCTCGACCGACGCCACCCTGAGCCATGCCGGCCACGAGCTGTCCCTCCCCGTCGTGCCCGCGGCAGAGGGCAACAACGGCCTCGACATCAGCGCCCTGCTGAAGACCACCGGCGACGTGACCCTGGACGTCGGCTTCGTCAACACCGCGTCCTGCCAGTCCGAGATCACCTACATCGACGGCGGCGAGGGCATCCTGCGCTACCGCGGATACCCGATCGACGAGCTGGCCAAGCAGTCCACCTTCCTGGAGACGAGCTACCTGCTCATCTACGGGCACCTCCCCTCGGCCACCGAGCTGGAGGAGTTCGACGGCCGCCTGCGGCGGCACACCCTGCTCGTCGAGGACATGAAGAACTTCTTCGACGGCTTCCCCCGTGACGCGCACCCGATGTCGGTGCTCTCCTCCGGCGTGTCCGCGATGGGCACCTTCTACCAGGACAGCCTGGACCCGCACGACCCGGAGGCCGTGGAGATCTCCACGATCCGGCTCATGGCCAAGCTGCCGACGATCGCGGCCTACGCCTTCCGCAAGAGCCAGGGCCAGTCGATCCTCTACCCCAACAACGACTACAACCTCGTCGAGAACTTCCTGTGGATGACCTTCGGGCAGCCCACCGAGAAGTACGAGCTGGACCCGCTCGTGGCCCGGGCCCTGGACCAGCTGTTCATCCTGCACGCCGACCACGAGCAGAACTGCTCGACCTCCACCGTCCGGCTCGTCGGCTCTTCCGAGGCCAACCTCTTCAACTCCATCTCCGCGGGCATCCACGCCCTGTCCGGCCCGCTGCACGGCGGCGCCAACAGCGCGGTCCTGGCCATGCTCGAGCAGATCAAGGCCGACGGCGGCGACGTGGGCGAGTTCGTCCGCAAGGTCAAGGACAAGGAGGACGGGGTCAAGCTCATGGGCTTCGGCCACCGGGTCTACAAGAACTACGACCCGCGCGCGGCCATCGTCAAGGAGACCGCCCACGAGATGCTCGAGAAGGCCGGCGACAACCCGCTGCTGCAGCTGGCCGCCGAGCTGGAGCAGAAGGCCCTCGAGGACGACTACTTCGTCGAGCGCAAGCTCTACCCCAACGTCGACTTCTACACCGGTCTCATCTACGAGTCGATGGGCTTCCCCACCGACATGTTCACCGTGCTCTTCGCCATCGGCCGGCTGCCCGGCTGGATCGCGCAGTACCGCGAGATGATCAACGACCCGGCCACCAAGATCGGCCGTCCGCGCCAGGTCTACGTCGGCGAGGGCGAGCGCTCCTACGTCCCGGTGGACCAGCGCGGCTGAGCGCTCAGCCCACCTCGACGACGACGGAGCCGGCGGCTGACCCCCCGGCCTCGTCGTCGGACCAGTCGCCGGGGCGCCGGTCCCACCGGCGTCCCTCGACGGCCACCGAGCTGACGTCCTCGGCCTCGGCGTGCGTCACGGCCCAGGTGGCCGCGGCCCACGCCCGCGCCGGGTCACCGGCCTCGAGGCGCACCGTGCGCCCCTCCACCTGACCCTGCAGCCCGAGCTGGGCCAGGGCCTTGTCGGCGAAGGCCTGGGCCGACCCGGCCGCCGTGCCGTCGTGCACCCGGCACCGCAGGTCCGTCCCGGTCCCCTCCTGACCGGTGAGGATCGAGGCGAGCACGCGACCCTCCTGCTCGTGGTCGGCATACGCCTCGGGGAAGGCGCTGCGCTGCACCTCCTGCGCCACCTGGGTGACCACGCCGTCCTGCCAGCCCTCGACCTGCACCAGGGCGTCGTAGAAGGCGTTGCTGGCGTAGACCGGGTCGGTGATCTGCTCGACCGTGCCCCACCCCTGGCTCGGGCGCTGCTGGAAGAGCCCCTGGCTGTCGGCGTGGCCGTAGCGCAGGTTGCGCAGCTTGCTCTCCTGGATCGCGGTCGCCAGCGCGATGGTCGCGGCGCGCGGCGGCAGTCCCCGCTGCACGGAGACCGCGGCGATGGTGCCGGCGTTGGCCGCCTGCTCCGGCGTCAGCCGGACCTCCTCGCCCGCCGCGGTGAAGACGCAGCGCGATGGGGAGA
This window contains:
- the fdxA gene encoding ferredoxin; protein product: MTYVIAQPCVDLKDKACIEECPVDCIYEGERSLYIHPDECVDCGACEPVCPVEAIYYEDDVPEEWADYYKANVEFFDDLGSPGGAAKMGVIAKDHPLVAELPPQSHDE
- a CDS encoding citrate synthase, producing the protein MTDTTSSSTDATLSHAGHELSLPVVPAAEGNNGLDISALLKTTGDVTLDVGFVNTASCQSEITYIDGGEGILRYRGYPIDELAKQSTFLETSYLLIYGHLPSATELEEFDGRLRRHTLLVEDMKNFFDGFPRDAHPMSVLSSGVSAMGTFYQDSLDPHDPEAVEISTIRLMAKLPTIAAYAFRKSQGQSILYPNNDYNLVENFLWMTFGQPTEKYELDPLVARALDQLFILHADHEQNCSTSTVRLVGSSEANLFNSISAGIHALSGPLHGGANSAVLAMLEQIKADGGDVGEFVRKVKDKEDGVKLMGFGHRVYKNYDPRAAIVKETAHEMLEKAGDNPLLQLAAELEQKALEDDYFVERKLYPNVDFYTGLIYESMGFPTDMFTVLFAIGRLPGWIAQYREMINDPATKIGRPRQVYVGEGERSYVPVDQRG